The Luteolibacter arcticus genome has a window encoding:
- a CDS encoding plasmid mobilization protein: protein MTTLSFKVSEDEAREIRRQAKAAGITVSEFLRRRAMGNEPGQAVGKVRCEFTGAEIFAPVTGAEPLTTESVREMLADFP from the coding sequence GTGACGACCCTCAGTTTCAAAGTCAGTGAGGACGAGGCCCGTGAGATCCGGCGGCAGGCAAAAGCCGCAGGGATCACCGTCTCCGAATTTCTCCGCCGCCGGGCGATGGGAAATGAGCCGGGACAGGCGGTCGGGAAAGTCCGCTGCGAATTCACCGGTGCGGAGATCTTCGCCCCGGTGACCGGGGCGGAGCCACTCACCACGGAGTCCGTTCGCGAAATGCTCGCTGACTTCCCGTGA